One Misgurnus anguillicaudatus chromosome 19, ASM2758022v2, whole genome shotgun sequence genomic region harbors:
- the aoc2 gene encoding retina-specific copper amine oxidase codes for MNSLLKYLLILLGLISLIINIVLICLNSNRLPKCMSQPQESLKVKHSDKSQIFSDLTAEEYKSVRDYMWAEKSLKISHAATAKPSENFIFLIDLLLPKKADALRYLDDNGQKPRREASVVVFFGEHGHLKEYVVGPLPGPLKHRDVTMEKYNTASLPFTARPVTIGEYGELFKFVDKVFRSIEKPLRESFGYIPGKKELLPFEAMPRGVKAGDRKTWISFLRDYSGMYLHPVGFEILIYHESSNSSNWTLERLQYNGQYFNNTDDFKRKYETSDLKKIVHKEITNYASLEPKIKPSGLGPQQYYLKGKRYSVRNNEVVFLDWSFAFGLSSLTGMRVFDIRFKGERIAYELSVQEAMSVYGSLTPGLMLTKFLDSSIGIGRFAHELVRGIDCPYGATYVDTYRYIDTNVTLRSRNSICVFEHDIGRPLRRHFADFFHNGFGGMANSALVFRTITAIGNYDYVWDFIFYQSGSVEARVHATGYITSSFKIDGNQKYGHQVAENVIGNIHTHFINFKVDLDVLGVKNMFQTKDMEFAEVPLPWMPSHKAKIPRLVENQIKTEKEAALKFNTKMPRYLHIASNRTNRWGQQRSYRLQVFSFAGDPLPESEPEERSMSWARYKVAITKHKDNEQTSSSLYSQNYMLSPFVDFSKYIEDNESIDNEDLVAWVTAGFLHIPHAEDIPNTVTVGNGGGVLIRPHNYFDNDPSVNSPDAIYFSPGSESDCEYNTMACLDKNTCSSTLEPFTYHGFEGVMKFD; via the exons ATGAATTCTCTATTAAAATACTTGTTGATACTTCTGGGACTTATCTCACTTATCATCAATATCGTGCTGATATGCCTAAACTCAAACAGGCTCCCAAAATGCATGTCCCAGCCGCAAGAATCCTTAAAAGTAAAGCATTCAgataaaagtcagattttttcGGACCTAACAGCAGAGGAGTACAAGTCAGTTCGCGACTACATGTGGGCGGAAAAAAGCCTCAAGATTTCTCACGCAGCCACCGCAAAACCCTCCGAGAATTTCATCTTTTTGATTGACCTTTTGCTCCCGAAGAAAGCTGATGCGCTGCGGTACTTGGATGACAATGGACAGAAGCCGCGACGGGAGGCTTCAGTTGTGGTGTTTTTTGGTGAGCACGGACACCTGAAGGAGTACGTGGTGGGACCTTTACCTGGACCACTGAAGCATCGTGATGTCACCATGGAGAAGTACAATACGGCAAGTTTACCCTTCACGGCCCGTCCGGTAACAATTGGAGAGTATGGGGAATTGTTCAAATTCGTTGATAAAGTTTTCAGAAGCATAGAAAAACCACTCAGAGAAAGTTTTGGTTATATCCCCGGAAAGAAGGAATTGTTGCCGTTTGAGGCTATGCCAAGAGGTGTGAAGGCTGGTGACCGTAAAACCTGGATATCTTTTTTACGCGATTACAGTGGCATGTACCTCCATCCCGTGGGCTTTGAAATTCTGATCTACCATGAGAGCAGTAACTCGTCTAATTGGACACTGGAGCGGTTGCAATACAATGGACAATACTTTAATAACACTGACGATTTTAAACGAAAATATGAAacttcagatttaaaaaaaatagtccaCAAGGAAATCACGAATTACGCATCACTTGAGCCCAAAATTAAACCATCTGGTTTAGGACCACAACAGTATTATCTTAAAGGTAAACGTTATAGCGTTAGAAACAACGAGGTGGTTTTTCTTGACTGGAGTTTTGCGTTTGGCTTGAGCTCCCTTACTGGGATGAGAGTTTTTGATATTCGCTTTAAAGGAGAGAGGATCGCTTACGAGCTGAGCGTGCAGGAGGCAATGTCTGTCTACGGCTCTCTTACACCTGGCCTGATGCTCACAAAGTTTCTGGACTCGAGTATTGGCATCGGTCGCTTTGCCCACGAGCTGGTGCGAGGGATTGACTGTCCGTACGGTGCCACCTACGTAGACACATACCGTTATATTGATACAAACGTCACGCTGCGCTCCAGAAACTCCATCTGCGTTTTTGAGCATGACATCGGCCGACCACTGAGACGACATTTTGCAGATTTCTTTCATAATGGTTTTGGTGGAATGGCAAACAGTGCATTAGTTTTCCGCACTATTACTGCTATAGGTAATTACGATTACGTATGggactttattttttatcaaagcGGCTCCGTGGAGGCGAGAGTTCACGCCACTGGTTACATAACGTCCTCATTTAAGATAGATGGAAATCAGAAGTACGGCCACCAGGTTGCGGAAAATGTCATTGGAAATATCCATACACATTTTATCAACTTCAAAGTCGATCTGGATGTCTTGG GTGTGAAGAACATGTTCCAGACTAAAGACATGGAGTTTGCGGAGGTACCATTGCCGTGGATGCCCTCACATAAAGCAAAGATACCACGGCTGGTGGAGAACCAAATCAAGACAGAGAAAGAGGCAGCACTGAAGTTTAACACCAAAATGCCCCGTTATCTTCATATAGCCAGCAACCGCACCAACCGCTGGGGCCAACAACGCTCTTACAGGCTTCAGGTGTTCAGTTTTGCTGGGGATCCCCTTCCTGAATCTGAGCCTGAGGAGAGGTCCATGTCCTGGGCTCG GTATAAAGTTGCTATAACCAAGCATAAAGATAATGAGCAAACTAGCAGCAGCCTTTATAGTCAGAATTACATGTTGTCTCCATTTGTTGACTTCAGCAAATATATCGAAGATAACGAGAGCATCGACAATGAG GACCTGGTTGCCTGGGTGACCGCTGGATTTCTACACATTCCTCATGCAGAGGACATCCCCAACACGGTTACCGTAGGCAATGGTGGAGGCGTCCTCATTAGGCCGCACAACTACTTTGATAATGATCCATCAGTCAACTCGCCTGATGCAATATATTTTTCACCAGGCTCTGAGAGTGACTGTGAGTACAACACTATGGCCTGCCTGGATAAGAATACGTGCAGTTCAAcactggagccatttacttacCATGGATTTGAGGGAGTTATGAAGTTTGATTAG